In Paenibacillus stellifer, the DNA window CGCCTGGAGCAGCAGATCCGTAACACCGATCATGGCGACAATCGAGGATTCTTTGATAATGGTAATGAATTCGTTGCCGATTGCCGGCAGCACACTCTTAAAGGCTTGAGGCAGCACGATATATCGCAAGGTCATTGCCTGTGTCATCCCGAGCGAGCGGGACGCTTCGGTCTGCCCCCGGTCAACGCCCTGAATACCGGCCCGGAATATTTCAGCCAGGTAAGCGGAGCTGTTGATGGTCAAGGTGATGGCGCCCGACTGGATCGGCGAGAATTCCAGCCCGATGGCCGGAAGGCCGTAGTGGATGAGAAAGAGCTGGACGAGCATCGGTGTGCCGCGCAGAAATTCAACCCAGGCCGTGGCGATCCAGCGGAGGACAGCCAGGCTGGACATCCGCATCAAGGCGACTACGACACCCAGTATGAAGCCGCACAGCACTCCGATGACCGCAAGCAGCAGTGTATATTGCAGACCCGTCAGGAACAGGTCGCGATAGTCGTAAGCCATATTGAAAAAAGTTGCCATATAGCTAGTAATAACCTCCTTGTCAGCAGGAATAAACAAGCGTGCAGCCATTCAGTCTTAGCCCTCCTGAGGTAAGAGACGGGTGCACGCTTGTCCTTTCATTATGGAAACCCCGTAATTATTTCGATTCGGCGAGTTCGGCAGCTTTCGTGACATATTCGTCGATTTTACCGGAGGATTTCAGTTCGGCCAGCTTGTCATTGATCTGCTTCAGCAGGTCGTCATTGCCCTTCTTAACGCCGATTACATATCCGTCATCCTCTACTTCAGGCTTGGCATCCGTAATAGCCAGTCCCTTGACGTTCTGCACGAAGGACTTGGCAACCGGGCCTTCCATGATGGAAGCATCCACACGGTTGGACTGCAGCTGAAGCACGATATCCGAAATTTTGGCTAAAGATGTCAGCTTCGCGCCTTCAATCCCCTTGGCGATATCTTCCTGGATCGATC includes these proteins:
- a CDS encoding amino acid ABC transporter permease is translated as MAARLFIPADKEVITSYMATFFNMAYDYRDLFLTGLQYTLLLAVIGVLCGFILGVVVALMRMSSLAVLRWIATAWVEFLRGTPMLVQLFLIHYGLPAIGLEFSPIQSGAITLTINSSAYLAEIFRAGIQGVDRGQTEASRSLGMTQAMTLRYIVLPQAFKSVLPAIGNEFITIIKESSIVAMIGVTDLLLQARTITSITYDGLTPLLIIALMYFVLTFALSKLLGLLERRLSASDHR